The genomic stretch GCATGAATAGAACACAGTTTCGAATTTTCATCCGAATTAATCACATAATTACCGAATCcaacaaaaaattataaatcaacGAATTATCAATTCGTTCCAACATgtattggctctgataccaattgttggaaTCAAATTAATGATTCACACATAAATCATACAAGTTGAAAACGATCGATAAACATAAAGCGGAAGCTTACATGGATTCGAATTCATGTTGTTCTTGAGATTGGTGATTGGCCTTCCAAGTATTAACGCTTTTCACAGATTCTCTGTAATCTGAAAATCTTGAGTTTCTGAATTGTCTCTCGGAATGGGATGAGATTGACATATTTATAGCGTTAATAGTTGGGGACCATAACCGCAAATTAGAGAATAAGTCCCTAACTTTATTATAACTCTAATTTCACccataacaaaattaaagttaTCCAAATTAGTATCTGCACAAAAGTCCTCATACTTTTATAGATGATCGTTTGACCCTATAAGTTATATTAACTTAGTAGATCACGTAATCGGGTCATCCAATAAATAgtcataaatattatacaatCTTTAGACGATTATGTTGGACCATATTAAAATGTTCcaacatatatacatatgtatTTTGTTATGAGTATATTAATATGATTCTCGTGTGTACTCAGTGACATGAAACAGTCTTTGGTTTCAAACGACTAACTATATTAAACTAGTCATATTGTTTATAAATCATTAGTGGAATTGGAACAAGAAACCTAATTATAGTAATTTAGTCAACGTCTAATTAAAAGGATTGCATATCAATTTCTTCTGGTGCGTACCTTATTAATTAATTGGGCTGAGCCCAATTAACAATCCAGTGACTCCTAGTACGAGATTGTGTagcccagcccagcccagcccagaTTGGAGTAGTTGAATTGTTGTGGACAGCTTCCACTGTacatctttatttatttatcattgCTTTATGTCTTTTCTTAACTTCATTTAATAAAAagcttaaataaaaaaatgatttatacaTATAGTATATGAAATATCAATATGGAAGTTGCTTCTACTGGAATACTGATAGGGAATTGAAACAGTGGTGTATCTATATAATTTAGATATACAATAAATAGCAATAATGTACAACAAAAGAAAGATGGAGGGAAAACAATTCCGATGGAATGAACTTTGATTAATAAATATAATGTCATAACGGTATGACATGTAAAAAACTAaatcactaaaaaaataactaaataaataatgtcCACAATGATAAGGCACGTGCATATATAATGAATCACAACCCGGCCGTAAACGGTACGCCCGTAGACGGCAACCACGCCCGACCCGCTATGAGGCTCCCAACCGTGAACCGCGACGCCACATTCGTACCCGTAATGATATGGTAACCGGGCCACTTGACCCGCTTCCTCGTGGACCCGCCCGGCCCGAAATTCTTATACTCCCCGTAATACAAAGTCGAGAGTGCGAAATCGGAATCCTCCCACCTCGACCAGCCCTCCGGCACCACGAAGCCGTCGATGAAGCTCTTCATGATGACGGTGCGGGAATACTGCTGCCACGGCCGGCCCAGATAGGTCTTGAACGAGCCCACCACGGGTTTGAGATCGGGCGCGGGCATGATCCGCGAGTTGTGGATGGATATGCCCGTGTTCTGGAACGGGTCGCCCCGGCCCTGCGCGGTCACCACGTTCGCCTGGCCCCACAGCGGCTTTCGCACGTAGATGATGCAATTCTGGAAGACTACGGCCGCGTTGCCGAAGATGAAATCGATGGTGCCGTAGATGTAGCACGATTTGTAGAATTGGCGCTGCGCGTGGACGAAGAGAGTGTCCTGATACCCCTCGAACCCGCACGCGTAGAACACCGACAGATCCGAGGCCGACCGGAGCGCCACCGCCTGCCCTCTCTGTGGGCCCGCCGTGTTGCGGAAGGTGATGCCCCGGGCTATGAATCCGATGCCATCGATTCCTAATATAAATTTACAAACATTTTCAGTACTAATCCAATTATCCAAGTTAACTAGTACTCCCTTACCCAATTATCCATTTTGGAATGtctattagtattaattttcttatttcAGTGTTgtacttcatattccactaattcactttactcatatttaattataaaatttgtagCATAAAAGTGAACTCATATTAACTAACTTTTTAAATGTACTTTCTctacatttttcaaaattcgtGTTGGATTAAAGTGGGACATATAATTAATGGGTGACAGGGGAGTATAATTTTCTTTAATGATGAGATAGTAGTAAGTGAAGTAAAGAACTGTATTAATTCAACGTAAAGAAATAAGTTTCTATAAAACTATCTACGTTTTAGTTGGAGCATCTTGTTAGGTAGCTTCAAAGATATGATGATTCAAAGGGAAGTTAGTATTATGACCTTGGACAAGAAGAAAGGTATAGGGTTTTGTGGTATTGAAATTTGTGCGGTgtacatggagtattatattagcATAGTGAACTTATTCATATAGTACTAGTTGTTTTCAGATCAAGCAGAATCTCATAAATGTcaattaatttagtttttttagaTGATTAATTCCTATTGGTTTATTCTGAGAACTGTACGCTTAATAGTTAATACTCTAATGCGCGCACAATTAATGTAACATGCATACTTTCAGTTGAGATAATTAAGAAAGTGGGAAAAGAATTTTTCGGGGCAGAAGCTATATATCacattacattacattacatGTCATCccattgaataaaataaaatcccctGTTAAGTCAACTGTTTATACATGAATTGTTATTAATCTAGACAAAGACTCTGCACATATATGGATAGAAAAATAACAACATCGCACATGACTCTAGTGCAGCacaaatattttatatactgGAGTATGAACTTGAATATTAAGACTTTCATtgtactaaaaatattttatacttGCACTGttgataataattaatattaataattatgatCATGAGTTCAATTTAACTTGTTTTAGTACGAAAGGCACGAATTAAAGATAATTAAATAACCTAATTCACTATAATATCATTAATTTAGAACTACTCTTAACAAAAATAGTCACAGTCGCACATGTAACTTAAATTACTTTAAAAGTTAAATGTAATTATTAGGTcgattaatagtagtattaacaAAAGCTAAAAATAAGGACGAAACTCACCGACGGTTGCAGAACTGTAAGTAGTGAAGCCGGCAGAGACGCTCCGGCTGCCGGTGATGACGGTGTATCTGAGGCCATCTCCAACCAGCATCACCTTATTCATCGTCCTGCTTATCAGAATATTCTCTCTGTAAACCCCCCTCTTCACATACACCACCACTCTCCCATTCCCCACGCGCCTCGACGTCGCGTAGTTTATCCCCGCCTGGATCGACTTGAACTGCCCCGTTCCGTCCTGAGCCACGACCACGTTCGCCCTCGTCGCCAGCTGCAAATCCTGCAGCATCTTCCTCTCCCGCCTCGTCACCCACGCCGGGAACCCGCCGCGGTTGGCCGTGCTCGAGTTGGTGTCGAGCAGCGCGTTGTTGGTGGCGAGGCTGTTGCTGATGAGCTCGGAGACGTTTCCGGAGAGGATTGGCGAGCTGAACTTggtcacgttgaggtcgttggAGCTCCGGCGGCAGATCTCGATGTTGGTCAGGGCGGTGCTCAGCCACGTCTGCGCGTCGAAGTCGGTGAAGCTAGCGTTGGTCTGGATGCTCTGTAACGTTGTGTTTAGTTGGTCGACTGTGTTCTCGATTAGATTGTTGCAGTCGCGGTAGACTATTGTCCTTCGCTTACTCGTGCAGTGCATCTTGCTTGCCAGGGACTGGGCGTCGGCCGCCCTCTCTAGGGCGGCCATGATTGTCATTGTCCTGAAATCCTCCCGGGAATTGGGGTTGAACCTGGCCGGGTCCCGGCCCATGAAGTAGTTGCATGGGTCTGGGTGCGGCGTGGTGCTGCACCACAATGCTATGCCAGTGCTGTTACTACTACCGTTACTTGTAACATCACTGGCATATACTAttaaagggaagaagaagaagaaaaaaaaagaagataataaCATGGAATTTGAGGCCATGGTGATTAATTAGGGTGGTAGCATGAAAAGGGAGACTGAGGGAGGTCTTAAAAAGATCTTGAGTTTGTTGGAGGGTTGATGACTTTATACAAGTAAATCATGTTGTGACAGTTGGAATTGTTTGAAAAGGAGGGAATGGGAGAGTTCAATTGAATAATGAATTTGAATGAAATTTCAATGATTTGTCTTTAAAATGAAGAGATCCTTGTTTCATGGA from Salvia splendens isolate huo1 chromosome 4, SspV2, whole genome shotgun sequence encodes the following:
- the LOC121800580 gene encoding probable pectinesterase/pectinesterase inhibitor 59, with amino-acid sequence MASNSMLLSSFFFFFFFPLIVYASDVTSNGSSNSTGIALWCSTTPHPDPCNYFMGRDPARFNPNSREDFRTMTIMAALERAADAQSLASKMHCTSKRRTIVYRDCNNLIENTVDQLNTTLQSIQTNASFTDFDAQTWLSTALTNIEICRRSSNDLNVTKFSSPILSGNVSELISNSLATNNALLDTNSSTANRGGFPAWVTRRERKMLQDLQLATRANVVVAQDGTGQFKSIQAGINYATSRRVGNGRVVVYVKRGVYRENILISRTMNKVMLVGDGLRYTVITGSRSVSAGFTTYSSATVGIDGIGFIARGITFRNTAGPQRGQAVALRSASDLSVFYACGFEGYQDTLFVHAQRQFYKSCYIYGTIDFIFGNAAVVFQNCIIYVRKPLWGQANVVTAQGRGDPFQNTGISIHNSRIMPAPDLKPVVGSFKTYLGRPWQQYSRTVIMKSFIDGFVVPEGWSRWEDSDFALSTLYYGEYKNFGPGGSTRKRVKWPGYHIITGTNVASRFTVGSLIAGRAWLPSTGVPFTAGL